One window of Candidatus Omnitrophota bacterium genomic DNA carries:
- a CDS encoding prepilin-type N-terminal cleavage/methylation domain-containing protein: MRCLNKNFHQRNRKQSFTLIELLITTVLIFVVISGFIILEETGGKFFKSVSEKSSFQANANYALERMVRRIRESSAFQISADKSSLTLWDQDNYQIFFTLDKKENVLYYLDERYGPEILLKNVSALRFEEQEGGKVIFIALVIKFRGKEAELSSRASLRKRLRDAGASGESCTPCESDVECSCPLRVGIVPKCLLGCCSCIDEGPPGI; the protein is encoded by the coding sequence ATGAGGTGTTTAAATAAAAATTTTCATCAACGAAATAGAAAACAATCCTTTACGCTTATCGAACTGTTGATTACTACAGTTTTAATTTTTGTGGTAATAAGCGGTTTTATCATTTTAGAAGAGACCGGAGGAAAGTTCTTCAAATCGGTTTCTGAAAAAAGTTCCTTTCAAGCTAATGCCAATTATGCTTTAGAAAGAATGGTGCGGCGGATTCGTGAAAGTTCCGCTTTCCAAATCTCTGCGGATAAAAGTAGCCTAACCCTCTGGGATCAGGATAATTATCAGATATTTTTTACTTTGGATAAAAAAGAAAATGTTTTATATTATTTAGATGAAAGATACGGACCAGAGATTTTACTGAAGAATGTTTCTGCTCTTAGATTTGAGGAACAAGAAGGGGGTAAAGTTATTTTTATTGCCTTGGTTATTAAATTCAGAGGAAAAGAAGCGGAGTTATCTTCACGGGCTTCCCTGCGGAAGCGTTTAAGAGATGCCGGTGCAAGTGGAGAAAGTTGCACCCCTTGCGAAAGTGATGTAGAGTGTTCTTGTCCCTTAAGGGTTGGGATTGTGCCAAAGTGTCTTTTGGGCTGTTGCAGTTGTATCGATGAAGGACCTCCGGGAATTTAA
- a CDS encoding PT domain-containing protein — protein MGRIKIIEREGFGLVEVMVSVLLLTLITGGTLLVLGVPEKVISEMGRRRQAINFCQDTLEDLISKHSSDPSFFNSAELAPGTHRSELPPSTLKDRFSGTREYTVEDLEGGVYKKITVKTSWIAGGKTGSKTLVTLLANPQPVPLRTPTPSPTPSPSPSVSPSAFPSGSPSASPSESPSASPSTSPSTSPSASPSVSPSVSPTASPSVSPTASPSASPTVSPSASPTVSPSASPTPTPTSKTQHRECVRYGSFGWCVTVDGPGEDTCESNNDCWRYVCEFGRCVARFGTGPDECSQDSDCLCVPSCAGKECGSDGCGGSCGECDGYNCYSCRNGRCVYQCSHGYTCVMGSCIPSGGPMPE, from the coding sequence ATGGGTAGAATAAAAATAATAGAAAGAGAGGGTTTTGGTTTGGTGGAGGTGATGGTATCAGTATTATTATTGACTTTAATTACCGGCGGAACATTACTTGTTTTGGGAGTTCCTGAGAAGGTAATTTCCGAGATGGGAAGACGCCGGCAAGCGATAAATTTCTGTCAGGATACTTTAGAGGATTTAATTAGTAAGCATTCCTCTGACCCCAGTTTTTTTAATAGTGCGGAATTAGCCCCGGGAACACATCGAAGCGAATTACCTCCCAGCACTCTTAAGGATAGATTTTCCGGAACAAGAGAATATACGGTAGAGGATTTAGAGGGTGGTGTTTATAAAAAGATTACGGTTAAGACCTCTTGGATTGCCGGCGGAAAAACAGGAAGTAAAACCTTGGTTACTCTTTTAGCTAATCCCCAACCTGTTCCTTTAAGAACCCCTACTCCTTCACCTACGCCTTCACCTTCACCTTCAGTTTCACCCAGTGCCTTTCCAAGTGGAAGTCCGAGTGCCTCTCCGAGTGAAAGTCCGAGTGCTTCGCCGAGTACAAGCCCTAGTACCTCACCCAGCGCTAGTCCCAGTGTCAGTCCGAGCGTTTCGCCCACTGCCAGTCCGAGCGTTTCGCCCACTGCCAGTCCGAGCGCTTCGCCCACTGTCAGTCCGAGCGCTTCGCCTACTGTCAGTCCGAGCGCTTCGCCTACTCCAACGCCGACATCTAAAACTCAACATAGGGAATGTGTTAGATATGGGAGTTTTGGATGGTGTGTGACGGTAGATGGGCCTGGTGAGGATACATGCGAAAGCAATAATGATTGCTGGCGATATGTTTGTGAATTTGGTAGATGTGTTGCGAGATTTGGGACGGGACCAGATGAATGTTCCCAAGACAGTGATTGTCTTTGTGTTCCTAGCTGTGCCGGCAAAGAATGCGGTTCTGATGGTTGTGGAGGAAGTTGTGGAGAATGTGACGGCTATAATTGCTATAGCTGTCGTAACGGCAGGTGTGTTTATCAATGTTCCCACGGCTATACTTGTGTAATGGGTTCATGTATCCCGTCCGGAGGACCAATGCCAGAGTAA
- a CDS encoding type II secretion system GspH family protein translates to MFIKECKRGFTVMEVMTVVIILAILASLSLPTFIKTIEVSKGRMAKSYLKLIYAAEKVYRNEYDCYYPQPPGTITDLALINQNLGLDLKPSDDFDYVLTTSKCNVFKVEAKRKKGRYTSWVISINQNEDITEENKP, encoded by the coding sequence ATGTTCATTAAAGAATGTAAGCGAGGTTTTACGGTGATGGAAGTAATGACGGTAGTAATTATCTTAGCCATTTTAGCATCCCTATCCTTACCCACTTTTATAAAAACCATTGAAGTTTCCAAAGGGCGGATGGCCAAATCCTATCTTAAGTTGATTTATGCTGCAGAAAAGGTTTATCGCAATGAATATGATTGTTACTATCCACAACCACCCGGCACAATAACGGATTTAGCTTTAATTAATCAGAATTTAGGACTTGACCTTAAACCTTCAGATGATTTTGATTATGTACTTACTACTTCTAAGTGCAATGTTTTTAAAGTAGAAGCAAAGAGAAAGAAAGGGCGCTATACCAGCTGGGTAATTTCTATTAACCAAAATGAAGATATTACCGAAGAAAATAAACCTTAA
- a CDS encoding type IV pilus twitching motility protein PilT: protein METSLTIEELLRLVVEKGATDLHLTVNLPPQLRINGELVITDLPVLTHEEIQKLAYSILGESQIKRFEQEKELDTSYGIRGLGRFRVNLYYQRGSIACAVRFIPYEVPSLESLGLPEIVKKFANYHAGLILVTGAVGSGKSTTLASLIEYINSFRRCHIITIEDPIEYLHRHRLATIDQREIGRDTLTFSHALKYVFRQDPDVVMIGEMRDLETMRTALTLAETGHLILGTLHTMDATHAVTRIIDVFPPYQQQQIRVQLSLVLIGVIVQQLIPRIDGKGRVLAVEVMKVNSAVSNLIRENQLHQVYSVIQTGKSEGMLTMNQSLLELYKKKLISLDEALKRSANPKELMALIERK, encoded by the coding sequence ATGGAAACGAGTTTAACCATTGAAGAACTTTTGCGTTTAGTGGTAGAAAAAGGAGCGACAGATCTACATCTTACCGTAAATCTCCCTCCACAATTGCGTATCAATGGAGAGCTTGTAATTACCGATTTGCCAGTTTTAACGCATGAGGAAATTCAGAAGCTTGCATATAGTATTTTAGGGGAAAGTCAGATTAAGCGCTTTGAGCAGGAGAAAGAACTGGACACCTCCTATGGGATAAGGGGTTTGGGTAGATTTAGGGTAAATCTTTATTATCAACGCGGTTCAATTGCCTGTGCCGTGAGGTTTATTCCTTATGAGGTTCCTTCTTTAGAAAGCCTGGGTCTTCCGGAAATAGTGAAGAAATTTGCCAATTATCATGCGGGCTTAATCTTAGTTACCGGCGCAGTAGGTTCAGGAAAATCTACCACCCTTGCTTCTTTAATTGAATATATAAATTCTTTCCGGCGTTGTCACATTATTACCATTGAAGACCCCATTGAATATCTCCATAGACATCGCCTGGCAACCATTGACCAAAGAGAAATCGGTCGGGATACGCTTACCTTTTCCCATGCCTTAAAATATGTTTTTCGTCAAGACCCCGATGTGGTGATGATTGGGGAGATGCGTGATTTAGAAACGATGCGTACCGCCTTAACCTTAGCCGAAACCGGCCATCTTATTTTAGGCACTTTACATACTATGGATGCGACCCACGCCGTAACCAGAATTATTGACGTTTTTCCTCCTTATCAACAACAACAGATTAGAGTTCAGCTTTCTTTAGTTTTAATTGGGGTGATTGTGCAACAACTTATTCCTCGGATTGATGGAAAGGGGCGAGTTCTGGCGGTAGAAGTAATGAAGGTCAATTCCGCAGTTTCTAATTTAATTCGCGAAAATCAGCTTCATCAGGTTTATTCGGTAATTCAGACTGGAAAATCAGAAGGAATGCTTACCATGAATCAGTCGCTTTTAGAACTTTATAAAAAGAAACTCATTAGTCTCGATGAGGCTTTAAAGAGAAGCGCTAATCCTAAAGAACTAATGGCACTTATTGAAAGGAAATAA
- a CDS encoding prepilin-type N-terminal cleavage/methylation domain-containing protein gives MFKRGFTLLEILVVIIIIGILATLALPQYMKTTRKAKAGEAASNIGSLRGSLLRYYQEYDKLPASIAELDIENPASRPGSYFDYSFTGTSPDDLVITATGKAGTSMANVKVEWKAATGKMTTTGLD, from the coding sequence ATGTTTAAACGGGGTTTTACGCTATTAGAAATTTTGGTGGTGATTATCATTATTGGCATTTTGGCTACTCTTGCTCTGCCTCAGTATATGAAGACTACAAGAAAAGCAAAAGCGGGTGAGGCGGCTTCTAATATCGGGTCTTTAAGAGGGTCTTTATTAAGATATTATCAAGAATACGATAAACTTCCTGCAAGTATTGCAGAATTGGATATTGAAAATCCAGCGTCAAGGCCGGGTTCCTATTTTGATTATTCATTTACAGGAACCAGTCCTGATGATTTAGTAATTACGGCTACGGGGAAAGCAGGAACGAGCATGGCAAATGTGAAGGTAGAGTGGAAGGCAGCTACAGGAAAAATGACCACTACTGGTTTGGATTAG
- a CDS encoding type II secretion system F family protein, which produces MPLFVYTARTKEGKVETGSLEAKDQDMLLAMLQERGLLVTSIVQASREELVSKTLGKKKHYHHGVKLDDLILLARQLATLLDAGVPLLRGLIVVSEQVESRFLDKVLYQVRKSVEGGSALSEALKKHPKVFSPFWVNLVQTGEASGQLPFVFDQIAKYLEEAGALRRKVISALVYPIILTFVAFATITVFMLRIVPIFERIFNEFQVELPFMTQMIIRLSSFVRRYFIWEVLGIIGLIFVLRKFSQTKNGRMIIDRVKLKLPLFGDLFLMIAVERFASAFSVLIKSGVPILYALEIVQKASLNKVIESALEKVKDSVRAGQSMSKPMAETGIFPPIVIEMTEVGEEAGELANMLNRLGIFYKERIDTFISRFTAAFEPVILIFMGIIVGIIVISMFLPIFGLSSAVKITQ; this is translated from the coding sequence ATGCCTCTATTTGTCTATACTGCGCGAACTAAAGAGGGTAAGGTAGAAACGGGTTCTTTGGAAGCAAAAGACCAGGATATGCTCTTAGCGATGCTGCAAGAGAGAGGGCTTTTGGTTACTTCTATTGTTCAGGCGAGTAGAGAAGAGCTTGTTTCTAAGACGTTAGGAAAGAAAAAGCATTATCATCACGGCGTTAAACTTGATGACCTCATTCTCTTGGCTCGGCAATTAGCTACGCTTTTAGATGCTGGGGTTCCGCTTTTAAGGGGTTTAATTGTTGTTTCCGAGCAGGTAGAATCGCGGTTTTTAGATAAGGTTTTATATCAGGTGAGAAAAAGCGTAGAAGGAGGGAGTGCTTTAAGTGAAGCGTTAAAAAAACATCCTAAGGTATTTTCTCCTTTCTGGGTTAACCTGGTGCAAACGGGAGAAGCTTCGGGACAGCTTCCTTTTGTATTTGATCAGATTGCTAAATATTTAGAGGAAGCGGGTGCTTTAAGAAGGAAGGTTATTTCGGCTTTGGTATATCCTATAATTCTTACCTTCGTTGCCTTTGCTACCATTACTGTTTTTATGTTGAGGATTGTGCCCATATTTGAGCGTATTTTTAATGAATTTCAGGTAGAGCTACCCTTTATGACCCAGATGATTATAAGATTAAGCAGTTTTGTGAGACGCTATTTTATCTGGGAAGTTCTGGGAATAATTGGTTTGATTTTTGTACTACGAAAATTTTCTCAAACGAAAAATGGACGCATGATTATAGATAGAGTTAAATTAAAATTGCCGCTATTTGGAGATTTATTTTTGATGATTGCCGTAGAAAGATTTGCTTCTGCTTTTAGTGTCTTAATTAAGAGTGGAGTGCCTATATTGTATGCCTTGGAGATAGTGCAGAAGGCTTCGTTGAACAAAGTTATTGAGTCTGCTTTGGAGAAGGTAAAGGATTCGGTAAGGGCGGGTCAGAGTATGTCTAAACCTATGGCAGAAACTGGAATATTTCCTCCGATAGTTATTGAAATGACCGAAGTTGGCGAGGAAGCAGGAGAGTTAGCCAATATGCTTAATCGCTTAGGTATATTTTATAAGGAAAGAATTGATACTTTTATTTCCCGTTTTACTGCGGCTTTTGAACCCGTAATTTTAATTTTTATGGGTATCATTGTGGGAATAATTGTGATTTCTATGTTCCTACCCATCTTTGGCTTATCCAGTGCCGTAAAAATTACTCAATAA
- the tadA gene encoding Flp pilus assembly complex ATPase component TadA has protein sequence MARQRLKLGEILVKEGLITEEQLQKALQTQLVEEAKLGDILVKLELVTEKDIALALGKQLGIPYVSLSKGQLKPKEDDNLEKIIPADVARRYKILPISRHFNSLTVAMVDPSDLIILDNLKKITGCEINPIISTYSEIEQAIEEFYGRQNLLKEAIENSYRKEENIETLEEVTEDEGLSLDKLIAKAEEAPVVKLVDLIIRQAIEERASDIHIEPFKDKLVLRYRIDGVLHEIPPPAHYLRQALISRIKILSKLDIAEKRLPQDGGMIVKVGERVVDIRVSIIPTINGEKAVLRILDKSQVPLDLKELGFESKELEIFRKAIHAPYGLVFLTGPTGSGKTTTLYAALSEIKSPKINILTVEDPVEYRFEGINQVQVKPNIGLTFATALRAFLRQDPDVILVGEVRDLETAEICIRASLTGHLVLSTVHTNDAPTAIGRLLDIGVERYLLAPSLLLVAAQRLVRKLCDQCKEPYEPPKDFIQRNKIVKDIFYKPRGCEACNHTGYKGRIGIYEIMPFSERIRALVEKGSGTDILREAAREGGMLTLWESGMQKVAAGITDVEEVMRVTLVGGD, from the coding sequence ATGGCTCGGCAGAGATTAAAATTAGGCGAGATTTTAGTCAAAGAAGGGCTTATTACTGAAGAACAACTCCAGAAGGCGCTACAGACACAATTGGTGGAAGAGGCAAAATTGGGTGATATTTTGGTAAAACTGGAGTTGGTTACAGAGAAAGATATTGCTCTTGCTTTGGGAAAACAATTAGGAATTCCCTATGTTTCCCTTTCTAAAGGACAACTTAAACCTAAAGAAGATGATAACTTGGAAAAAATAATTCCTGCTGATGTTGCCCGACGCTATAAAATCCTTCCTATTTCGCGCCATTTCAACTCTCTTACGGTAGCGATGGTTGATCCTTCGGATTTGATTATTTTGGATAACTTAAAGAAAATTACAGGTTGTGAAATCAATCCCATTATTTCTACCTATTCAGAAATCGAACAGGCGATTGAAGAATTTTACGGTAGGCAAAATTTACTTAAGGAAGCCATTGAGAATTCTTATCGAAAGGAAGAGAACATAGAGACTTTAGAAGAGGTTACCGAAGATGAAGGTTTGAGTTTAGATAAATTAATTGCCAAAGCAGAGGAAGCACCGGTAGTGAAGTTAGTCGACTTGATTATCCGGCAGGCAATTGAAGAACGAGCTTCTGATATTCACATTGAACCTTTTAAAGATAAACTTGTGCTCCGTTATCGGATCGATGGGGTATTGCATGAGATTCCTCCTCCGGCGCATTATTTAAGACAGGCGTTGATTTCCCGCATTAAGATTCTTTCTAAATTAGACATTGCGGAGAAAAGATTGCCTCAAGATGGAGGAATGATAGTTAAAGTTGGAGAACGGGTAGTAGATATACGGGTTTCGATAATTCCTACCATAAATGGAGAAAAGGCAGTTTTAAGAATCTTGGATAAATCGCAAGTTCCTTTAGATTTAAAGGAATTGGGTTTCGAGTCTAAGGAATTAGAGATTTTTCGCAAGGCAATCCATGCTCCCTATGGGCTTGTGTTTCTTACCGGACCCACGGGAAGCGGGAAAACCACTACCTTATACGCAGCGTTGAGTGAGATAAAATCTCCGAAAATAAATATCTTGACTGTCGAAGACCCTGTGGAGTATCGTTTTGAGGGGATAAATCAGGTTCAGGTGAAACCAAACATCGGGCTTACCTTTGCTACTGCTTTACGGGCTTTCTTAAGGCAGGACCCGGATGTGATTTTAGTGGGTGAGGTACGGGACCTGGAAACAGCAGAAATCTGTATTCGCGCTTCTTTAACCGGACACCTTGTTCTGAGCACTGTGCATACTAATGATGCTCCCACAGCAATCGGACGTTTGTTAGATATAGGAGTAGAACGATATCTTTTGGCGCCGTCCCTTTTGTTAGTTGCTGCCCAGCGACTGGTGCGGAAATTATGTGATCAATGCAAAGAACCATATGAACCTCCCAAAGATTTTATTCAGCGAAATAAAATAGTTAAGGATATTTTTTACAAGCCCCGCGGCTGTGAAGCCTGTAATCATACGGGTTACAAAGGGAGGATAGGAATATATGAAATTATGCCCTTTTCGGAAAGAATAAGGGCATTGGTAGAAAAAGGTTCAGGGACCGATATCTTACGGGAAGCAGCACGGGAAGGAGGAATGCTCACTTTGTGGGAGTCAGGAATGCAGAAAGTAGCAGCGGGGATTACAGATGTGGAAGAGGTTATGCGGGTAACTTTGGTAGGGGGAGATTAG
- a CDS encoding secretin and TonB N-terminal domain-containing protein: MRKTRIILWGLFLIFIFFKQGFSLGPGDVTISMDFKEVSLKDVLKIFSQQSGLNFVASNEIEDRKITLYFENVSVEDALNTILRANNLTYEQPAGSNIIVIQELLMPEVETITRIYTLNYAKADSVKELFEKMREKRQDATAAKEKEEKSTRQPIKAAGLLTEYGKIVSDTRTNSLIITDIPAQFPVIEETLAKLDEATPQVMIEAELLETTVGTINKLGVEWADTIGVYTGPVQTTKFPFRKHDFPSGVDKTEGMAYGTISLADFTAALKLLESDSETKVLARPRVLTLNNETAEINLTAQTAVAGITTIQGEIQTYSVERIQTGIVLKATPQVNKDGYITMTLEPSVTTPVKSPYFTKAEYVDPHKREVKTTVRVKDGDTIVIGGLISTQDTETLKKVPVLGDIPLLGYLFKNKSKDKSDRELIVFITPHISQEYTSPTLVEGLEREITVPPGLPKEKAIDATLDKFNQ; this comes from the coding sequence ATGAGAAAGACTAGAATTATTTTATGGGGATTATTTTTAATTTTTATTTTTTTTAAACAAGGCTTTTCTCTTGGCCCAGGAGATGTTACCATTTCTATGGATTTTAAAGAAGTATCCCTTAAGGATGTGCTGAAGATTTTTTCTCAACAGTCGGGTTTAAATTTTGTAGCAAGTAATGAGATTGAAGATAGAAAGATTACTTTATATTTTGAGAATGTAAGTGTGGAGGATGCTTTAAATACCATATTACGTGCTAATAATCTTACTTATGAACAACCTGCGGGAAGTAATATTATTGTAATTCAGGAACTGCTTATGCCTGAAGTAGAGACAATTACCCGTATCTATACCTTAAATTATGCCAAAGCAGATTCTGTAAAAGAGCTGTTTGAGAAGATGCGCGAAAAACGCCAAGATGCCACTGCTGCTAAAGAGAAGGAAGAAAAAAGCACCCGTCAACCCATTAAGGCAGCAGGACTTTTAACTGAATACGGAAAGATTGTTTCTGATACGCGAACAAATAGTTTGATTATTACCGATATCCCCGCGCAATTTCCGGTTATTGAAGAAACTTTAGCCAAGCTTGATGAGGCGACTCCGCAGGTAATGATTGAAGCAGAACTTTTGGAAACCACGGTGGGAACAATAAATAAATTGGGCGTAGAATGGGCAGATACCATTGGCGTTTATACCGGACCGGTGCAAACTACCAAATTCCCTTTCAGAAAACACGATTTTCCTAGTGGAGTGGATAAGACAGAAGGTATGGCTTACGGAACAATTTCTCTGGCAGATTTTACTGCTGCTTTAAAATTATTGGAGTCAGATAGTGAGACCAAGGTTCTTGCCCGTCCGCGGGTGCTTACTTTAAACAATGAGACCGCGGAGATAAATCTTACGGCGCAGACTGCGGTAGCAGGAATCACCACTATTCAGGGAGAAATACAGACTTATTCGGTAGAAAGGATTCAGACAGGAATTGTGTTGAAGGCGACTCCTCAAGTAAATAAAGATGGTTATATTACCATGACCCTTGAGCCCTCGGTGACTACGCCAGTTAAATCCCCTTACTTTACAAAAGCAGAATATGTTGACCCTCATAAAAGAGAGGTGAAAACTACGGTGAGAGTAAAGGATGGAGATACCATTGTTATCGGCGGGTTAATCAGTACGCAGGATACCGAGACGTTAAAGAAGGTTCCTGTTCTGGGAGATATTCCTCTTTTAGGTTACTTATTTAAAAATAAGAGTAAGGATAAGAGTGATAGAGAATTAATTGTTTTTATCACTCCGCATATTTCCCAAGAGTATACTTCTCCCACATTAGTGGAGGGGTTGGAAAGAGAAATTACGGTTCCTCCCGGACTTCCCAAAGAGAAAGCAATCGATGCAACTTTAGATAAATTTAATCAATAA
- a CDS encoding general secretion pathway protein GspB — translation MNKIRLIIFWLMVTSLVGIVRLVFSQEKRELKYFGVNYRDPFSSFLPQEKPVEVVEKVNPPDLKLQGMVWGSDKPRAIINGTVLGKGDKIQEAEILTISKEGVEFVYKDHVFFLDRISGTIKEKTE, via the coding sequence GTGAATAAAATTAGATTAATTATTTTTTGGTTAATGGTAACAAGTTTAGTAGGAATTGTGAGGTTAGTTTTTTCTCAAGAAAAAAGAGAATTAAAATATTTTGGGGTGAACTATCGCGACCCGTTTTCAAGTTTTCTACCCCAGGAGAAACCTGTAGAGGTTGTGGAAAAGGTTAATCCTCCCGATTTAAAACTCCAGGGAATGGTCTGGGGTTCAGATAAACCAAGGGCAATTATTAATGGGACGGTTTTGGGGAAAGGGGATAAAATACAAGAGGCAGAAATTTTAACTATAAGCAAAGAAGGGGTAGAATTTGTCTATAAGGACCATGTTTTTTTTCTAGATAGAATTAGCGGAACAATAAAGGAAAAAACAGAATAA
- a CDS encoding type 4a pilus biogenesis protein PilO: protein MVITTSKKVLLMTVLLGMFLFLATVKWVYEPRTRELKNLLKTLDEEHEKDRVHFEISKIKEDVEKRVAKEMLKSEKDLSWFLGKISEIFKSLGLELISLEPQTLERSIYYTNLPVKVKTICNYHALGELVSRLEGLDKFVEVSFLEIKTLKETVSKDKEEGVKKISSIKQVDDKGFVLLEMNLIIKSVYPNL, encoded by the coding sequence ATGGTTATAACAACTAGTAAGAAAGTTTTATTAATGACGGTTTTATTAGGAATGTTTTTATTCTTAGCGACAGTTAAATGGGTTTACGAACCGCGCACGAGGGAATTAAAAAATTTACTTAAAACGCTTGATGAGGAACATGAGAAAGATAGGGTACATTTTGAGATTAGTAAAATAAAAGAAGATGTAGAAAAACGTGTTGCTAAAGAGATGCTTAAGAGTGAAAAAGACCTTTCCTGGTTTTTGGGGAAAATTTCTGAAATATTTAAATCTTTGGGTTTAGAGCTTATCTCTTTAGAACCCCAGACTTTAGAAAGAAGTATTTATTATACTAACCTTCCGGTTAAGGTCAAAACCATATGCAATTATCATGCTCTGGGAGAGTTAGTGAGCAGGCTAGAAGGTTTGGATAAATTTGTAGAAGTGAGTTTTTTGGAGATAAAGACCTTAAAGGAAACGGTTTCTAAAGATAAAGAGGAAGGAGTTAAGAAAATTTCGAGTATTAAACAGGTTGATGATAAAGGGTTTGTTCTTCTGGAAATGAATTTGATTATAAAATCTGTTTATCCCAACTTATAA
- the pilM gene encoding pilus assembly protein PilM yields MSNIQTGINIGRHYIEVVQVNKTLSGFQLINQGRINFSDASVKDFSGTGLSSYLRRVLEENHIEPINVVSSIPDAKVILRYFTIPLLPPKERETAIRFEAQKYIPFKMEEVMSSFLVFLDKERKKECKVVFVATKKDVFKEHLAMLKEAYIEPMAVETPSFALMRILRALDLLSKRNLTAVLYIEKSDAVITICDQEIPYLLRDFSLITPLREEVGELGRSEVSGTGKYDSLLREIQLSFDYHYKHFPSLAIEKLVLVGDGFDNWQEGLTKEFKIPVVIAEPAVIFGKKSGISSGFSTSIGLALRGFLARDRKISFLEEKKVSPETGETSGEEKNILKRIFFLELVFGLAIMFFLQITLSRQIKIIKDNLNEVRKIRERIGRELASADKRELERIYQEWDKKKNVFSRMIDRRTYLTSYLSELPRLLPSGLWLEGLRVESKLDEVGNKFTRLTLEGNVFAGKQNKSDSDLVNEFVNNIKNSPVLAPEFKKIELGFIEKNKIGEFIVTRFKITCSK; encoded by the coding sequence ATGTCTAATATTCAAACAGGAATTAACATTGGTAGACATTATATTGAGGTAGTGCAAGTAAATAAAACATTGTCCGGATTCCAACTCATTAATCAAGGGAGAATAAATTTTAGTGATGCTTCCGTAAAGGATTTTTCCGGAACTGGGCTTAGCAGTTATTTAAGGCGCGTCCTCGAAGAAAATCATATTGAACCGATTAATGTAGTTTCTTCCATCCCTGACGCAAAGGTAATTTTACGCTATTTTACCATTCCTTTACTTCCTCCCAAAGAACGAGAGACTGCTATCCGTTTCGAAGCACAGAAGTATATTCCTTTCAAAATGGAGGAGGTGATGAGCTCCTTCCTTGTTTTTCTAGATAAAGAAAGAAAGAAAGAGTGTAAGGTAGTTTTTGTAGCTACTAAAAAAGATGTCTTTAAGGAGCATCTTGCAATGTTGAAGGAAGCATATATTGAGCCTATGGCAGTAGAAACTCCTTCTTTTGCATTGATGCGTATTTTACGTGCTTTGGACCTCCTGAGTAAAAGGAATTTGACAGCAGTTCTTTATATAGAAAAGTCTGATGCTGTAATTACTATTTGTGACCAGGAAATACCTTATTTACTGCGGGATTTCTCCTTGATTACTCCTTTACGAGAAGAAGTAGGGGAGTTGGGAAGAAGCGAAGTTTCCGGAACTGGTAAATACGATAGTCTTTTACGAGAAATTCAATTGTCCTTTGATTATCATTACAAACATTTCCCGAGCCTTGCCATTGAAAAACTTGTTCTCGTAGGAGATGGTTTTGATAATTGGCAGGAAGGTTTAACAAAAGAATTTAAAATTCCTGTAGTCATTGCTGAACCAGCAGTTATTTTTGGAAAGAAAAGTGGTATTTCTTCAGGATTTTCTACTTCTATCGGACTGGCATTAAGGGGATTTCTTGCCCGGGACAGAAAGATTAGTTTTCTTGAGGAGAAGAAAGTCTCTCCAGAAACCGGAGAAACTTCTGGAGAAGAGAAAAATATTCTTAAACGGATTTTCTTTTTGGAGTTAGTTTTTGGTTTGGCCATAATGTTTTTTTTACAAATTACTTTGTCGCGTCAAATAAAAATAATTAAGGATAACCTTAATGAGGTAAGAAAGATAAGGGAAAGGATAGGAAGAGAATTAGCGAGTGCGGACAAGAGGGAATTGGAAAGAATTTATCAAGAGTGGGACAAAAAGAAAAATGTTTTTTCGCGGATGATTGATAGAAGAACATATTTAACTTCTTATTTAAGTGAACTTCCGCGTTTATTACCATCGGGTTTGTGGTTAGAGGGTTTGCGTGTTGAATCTAAGCTTGATGAGGTAGGAAATAAATTTACAAGATTAACTCTAGAGGGTAATGTTTTTGCCGGTAAACAAAACAAGTCTGATTCCGATTTAGTCAATGAATTCGTAAATAATATTAAAAACAGCCCAGTGCTTGCTCCTGAATTTAAAAAAATTGAACTCGGTTTTATAGAAAAAAATAAAATAGGAGAATTTATTGTAACGCGTTTCAAAATAACCTGTTCGAAATAA